The genomic segment gaagtatgTTTCTTACAGTTTCTGATCAacttttttttgatatattttgaggTTAGTAACAAGATTTAGACCAGAATACATTTTCGTCTATCAAGAGGAAAGAAACATGGAGAGCACAGATGAGAGGTACGGAGTATCTATACTATAGACCCATCCTTGCTCTGTGCTGGAATCATCACAGGAACCGCTCCCATGCGACTTAGATTAGGGGCAGCTACCTTAGCAGGTGGGAGAGTTGGACTCTGAGGAGCACGTTCAAAGTCTTCACTCGGTACTTGGTTATACTGAGTCTTGGAATATCCTTCCATGTTGGAAGGAGACATGGATCCCAGGGATGAATGATTGCTGCCTATGTAGCTTCTGGCAGTGGATGTACGGCTCTTTGGAGGAGGCACATCTTCCCTAGAAAGCAAAGTCCCCAATACAAGTTAAAAGAATGAGTTTCTAAAATCCTATAATTATATAAGCTATGAATCATGGGTAAGAGCCTCTATTTTAGCTAAGCATATAAAAGCGTGTGTGTAAGTCACCAAAAAAGCAAGCAGAGCAGATATGTCACGAATTGTGTATCTATCCTCAATTTATCATTTTGATTTAAAGGTATATACCTTTGTATTTAATGAAATACGGTATTTACACAAATGTATATGGTTGTATAATGTTATCTTACAAGGATAAACTTCAAATAGTTTCATATTCTAGTATCACTAATCAAGATAATCTAGTTACAGTCATGTAACATTTTATAGTTGATAAAATACTAACATCTCCAGATATATCTCtatccccccaaaagaaaagaattccttTTTGCTATGAAAAGTTATCTAAAACCTTAGCTGAAAATCTTGCAGATTTAAGTTTGCAAAAACTGGCAATTTAGGCATAAGAATTCTCACACCAAGCACTGACAAAGACTATACAGTCGGCTCTCCGTATCtctgggttccacatctgtgaattCGACCAACCAGggattgaaaatactttttaaaaaattcatctgtactgaacatgtacagatttttttttcttgtcattattccctaaacaacacAATAATCATTTACACAGCATTTATATTATGTTAGGTGTTAcaggtaatctagagatgatttaaagtatacaggaggatgcaTGTAGGTTATAAACATATAGTACACCACTTCATACCAGGGACTTGAGTCATACCAGGGACTTGAGCAccctcagattttggtatccgcAGAACATCCTGGGACTAATCCTCAGCAGATACTGAGGGCAAGTATATATCTGAGTTACCTTTGGTGCATTTAAGAAATACAGGCATACTACATTTTATTGTGTCTTGCTTTTACTGCACATTgaagatactgtatttttaacaaattgataGTTTCTGGCAAGCCTGTGTTGAGCAAATCTAGCcatgccatttttccaacagcatgtgctcacttcatgccTCTATGTCACATTCTGGTAATTCTCATAATAGTTCAaactttgtcattattattatatctgttatggcaATCTGTGATGTTTgatattactattttaattgttCTGGGGTACCATGAACCATGCCCAcgtaagacagcaaacttaacaaatgttgtgtgtgttctggccgttcccccatctctctccctctcctccagcctcACTATTCCCTGAGAACAATAGTATTGAAACTAGTCCACTCagtaaccctacaatggcctctaagtgttcacaTGAAAGGAATCGTAGCACATCTGTCACttcaatcaaaagctagaaatgattaagcttactGAGGAAGGCATGCTGAAAaccaagataggctgaaagctaggcttCTTGCCcagccaagctgtgaatgcaaaggaagagttcttgaaggaaatttaaagCGCTACCCCAGTGAACACATGGATgatataagaaagcaaaacacacctgaacaagagcaagacctcatctctaccaaaaatagaaaaaattagctaagtctggtggcgcatgcctgcagtcccagctacttgggaagctgaggcaggagaatcacttgagcccaggagtttgaggttgcagtgagctaataatgacgccactgcactctagcccaagcgacagagcaaaaccctgtctcaaaaaaaaaaaaaaaagggaacatttgtgatccatgggaagaggtcaaaatatcaacattaacaagagtttgggccgggcgcggtggctcacgcctgtaatcctagcactctgggaggccgaggtgggcggatcgtttgagctcaggagttcgagaccagcctgagcaagagcgagaccccatctctactaaaaatagaaagaaattatatggacagctaaaaatatatatagaaaaaattagccgggcatggtggcgcatgcctgtagtcccagctactcgggaggctgagacaggaggatcgcttgagctcaggagtttgaggttgctgtgagctaggctaacgccacggcactcacttaagcctgagcaacagagtgagactctgtctcaaaaaaaaacaaaaaaaacaaaaaaaaacaagagtttggaagaagttggttCCAACTCTCACGAATGGCTTTGAGGTGTTCAAGATTTCGGTGGAggagtaactgcagatgtggtggaaacagcaggAGAACTATTGTATTAAAGAAGAGGTGCCTGAAGATGTGCCTGAATTGCTGCAACCTCATGgtaaaacttgaacagataagacttgcttcttatggatgagcaaagaaagcaggttcttgagatggaatctactcccagtgaagttgctgtgaacattgttgaaatgacaacagcagatttaaaatattccataaacttagttggtaAAGCAGCAGCCGGGTTTAAGGACTAACTCCaaatttgaaagaagttctactgggataaaatgctatcacacagcatcacatgctacagagaaacctttcatgagaaaaaaagagCCAACAGAtgtagcaaacttcattgttgtcttactttaagaaaattgccacagccaccaaACCTTCAGCAAACACCACCCTACCTAATCAGTCAGCAtccatcaacactgaggcaacACCCTCCAACAgcaaaagattacaactcactgaaggctcatatgattattagcattttttagcaataaagtatctttttttaataaggaatgtacattttttaagacataatgctACTGTACACTTTAGAGTACGGTATAGTATAAACATGACTTTCATATACACTGGGAAGCCAAAAAATTCCTGCCTCACTTTATTcaggtggtctggaaccaaaacGGCAATATCCCCGAGGAATATCTGTACGAGTGCCTGGACTCCACCCTAGACCTGCCAAATGTCAATTTAAGTcatgtgttattattttttaaagttctgttatCCAGTGTGCACTTCCAGTTAAGATTTACTGATttagaatatttgagaaaaataaaattatactatcAGTAATTCTACAAATTACCATGTCACTTGATACAATCACCTTTTTTTTCAAACCCCAGTATCTGCtctaatttttgaaaactttatcCCTGCTATTTTATGGTGAGAAGGAAGACAGTCTTGAGATAATCATTTtgcaatatttctttaaatgggGTAGAAGAAAGTTTGGGGGGGACAAGGAAGGGTGGTTGATTTTGTGGGGCCAAAGCTTTTATCCAATTCTCACAGGACAGAGGCTTTGGATGTTTAATGAGAGAACTAATGCTTTAGAGACATAACAGACTTATTATTACATCAGTCAACTCCTGTCTCACTTAATTACCTGATATCATGATGAActtccttttcatatttttcttctcttcgcTTTTTACGACAGCAAAAGACGATAAGACTAATGAGCACTAGAGCAAGCAAAGTTCCTATAATAGCTCCCGCAATTGTTCCAGCTCTATTTGAAGCTAGAATAAGATGTTAATAAgaattaatagtaaaaaaaaaaaaaaaaactatatctaTTGATAATGAAGGTAGGATACATATTGATAGACTGATTTCACTGTACATATTAACTTTGAGACATATTATTTAGCCTTTTTGATCCAGTGgggaaaatacattaaaaagaactTCCTGCTAAACTGTATAATCTATTTCaagcataaaaatgataaaatttgtcTAAAAGACCTTAATATTCAAAGCTATCTTGGTTAATATATAGGAATGTTCTAAGCTACTCAACACTCATAATAGCTAAATATGCTACATGAGTTGATTTGGCAACTCTTACCTGCTTAATGTATCATTGTAATGATGAAGGTTTTattaatgaaatgtatttttctagaaaagcTAATAACCAAGCCAGAGAATGTTCTGATCAAAGTTAGCATCCTTTTGCCTTCAATACACCCTTGCTGACTGGATTAAAGGAGGTGGGATCAAGATAACAAACAAAACAGCCAACATGGAAAGAAGACACTTACGAGGAACGACGTCCAGGCGCAGCAGGCACTGATCGGAGCCCACTCTATTTTTGACTGTACAGCTGTATGTCCCAGAGTACTCAGAAGAGGCGTTTTTTACAGATATAACAGATGAAGTCATTTCTataggaaggggaaaaaaagaaacatttttacagTATGCATTGCTCTGAGTTATTAGTAAAGGCAACCTCTACCAAGTTTGATAATCCAATTAAAAGCAGGACAGACCAAGGCTGGGTGCAAACAAACTGCCATCCAGCCAGATGGGCATCTCCAGAATTCAAATAATCATGCTTCCAGTTCATTTGCATCAAGGCAAAAGCAACCATGACCCCATCCACCACAGAGCCTCAGCTGAAGCAGGGGTGTCGCTTAGCTGTTGCAAACCCATTTTGGGCCACatctgattataaaaattatcctATTCCACAAAGGCTCTTTCATGCAGCAAGAAAACTTGCAAATCCTATTTTATCACCACAGATAGaagaaacatacaaaagaaaGTCAGAAGGGGTCGTCCAGTTTGGCTTCTCAGTTtgggggtggaaaaaaaaaaggagagaagagaaaaccaaTTTAAGACCAAGGGAATCAATCTGAATTTACAGGTCAATTATAACAAACAAGTGAGTGATCAGATTTAGTAACTTTCAATTTGTAACTTTCTAGTTAGTGTCACACACAGGTTTTTAGTTATTTACAGACACACCGTGGGTAAATTACCGTATCTTCAACATGAATCTAGGCAAAATACTCAAGATCCAATTCTTGTTACATTTTGGTCACTATCTAACTTATGATCATGAACATTTCTCAtccattaaaataaatctatcaAAGTAACTAATTATAATACCCTAAAAAGATAGAACTACCTCTTAATTTATGATAGATGGCACTAAGTTGACATTACAAAACACTGAATACTTGCCATGGAAAATCCTGACTGTTCTGTATAGAAAAGGAAAGGTGTTTGTGAATCTAAAatatacaagcacacacacacaaaccctacTAGATTTAAATCCAAATCAATGGCACATGGTACAAACAGTATCATCAGCAGTACCTGTTAACCATGAGGTGGGCAATTTCTGTGAGTCAGACAATTTTTGCCATTCATATCGTAATGGAAGGGAACCTTCTTTTGGTTCACATTTTAGTTTAAAGTCATTTCCAATTTCTTCTGATCCATCAATGTAACATCTTGTACCTGAAGGCTTAACTGAGAAACAAAGTTACAACTTTATATAAGATAAgggaattcatttttataatgattacTTAAACACACAGCATGATGCTCACAACCACTGACTCATTATCAGTTGGTCCTGGGTTCAGAATTGACAAAAGAATGAAAGACCATAATAGGGTGTCAAATCAGTTTACTCAGCTTTATCCAACACAAAACAGGAAAGAATGAGCTCAGGCAAAACCACCATTGCGTCAGGAGGTTTGGCAATAATTGAGGCGCAGCTCAGTGCCCCTGTGTTCCATGGGGCACACCCTAAGAAAGCAAGGACGCCATGCGCTGGTCTACGCGAGACTCAAGAAAGCTCCCCCTCCATTCCTTACCTATTCTTCTCCATGCTTGACATGTAGCCCTCTGGGAGTATGCACCAAGCCATATCCCTTAGGTGCCATTACCTTGACAATCGGGATTTACCATCAGTAATGGTGATAACAGGAATAATTCACTTAGCGCAGCAAGGACCAATTAACATTCCGAATTTCCTTTAACTCAACCGATCCAGACAGCAGTGttataaaaaagtaaatctaAGGCTATATTCCGGGTCTCCCTAGGTAACTGTTTAGAGCAGCTGCTGCCCCATTACCTGCAAATCACCCTGGATTAATACCTTGGCATTGCATACTCCTCTGCTAAACTTTATGGGGGCATAACATTCACACAATCAAATTAACACATTAATCATGTGGGTTGATCATCCATTAAGCACCACTCCAACCCTCTCCCAAGAAAGTTCCCTTGTGCTGGTCCAGCAGATCCCACTTCAACACCTGGCCCCAGGCAGCCACAGATCAGATTTCTACCAGTATGGATTAGTTGTGCTTCTTCTAGAATCACGtgaatagaatcatatagtatgtactttGTCTCACTTCTTTTATTCAGCATAATGGTTCTGAGATTGATCCACGTTGTTGTGTATCCGTAGTCGTTTTAGTATTCCAGCGAATGACTATGACACAAGTTTGCTTACTTGTGCAGCCCGCCTACCTTCCACTGGGAGGAAAAAGTGCAAGTCTTAAGGAAACACAGATAAAGTCCTGTCCCCTAAACGTTTCTTTGGTCTGGGCTTTCTGAATACCTGGCCATTATCCTCTGAACTCTTGCCTCCATAATCATTAGCATAGCCAATAGTCCTTCTCAGGTAAGGGCATGTGACCATCAAGTTGTACTTGGCCATGGT from the Eulemur rufifrons isolate Redbay chromosome 7, OSU_ERuf_1, whole genome shotgun sequence genome contains:
- the CXADR gene encoding coxsackievirus and adenovirus receptor isoform X1, yielding MALLLRFVLLCGVADFARSLSITTPEQMIEKAKGETAYLPCKFTLSAEDQGPLDIEWLLSPADNQQVDQVIILYSGDKIYDDYYQDLKGRVHFTSNDLKSGDASINVTNLQLSDIGTYQCKVKKAPGVANKKLQLTVLVKPSGTRCYIDGSEEIGNDFKLKCEPKEGSLPLRYEWQKLSDSQKLPTSWLTEMTSSVISVKNASSEYSGTYSCTVKNRVGSDQCLLRLDVVPPSNRAGTIAGAIIGTLLALVLISLIVFCCRKKRREEKYEKEVHHDIREDVPPPKSRTSTARSYIGSNHSSLGSMSPSNMEGYSKTQYNQVPSEDFERAPQSPTLPPAKEEERIDFKNSALSQVLHVIPFWTSENNLQKQPERPHYDRVSSLFKYPVMDPGVEI
- the CXADR gene encoding coxsackievirus and adenovirus receptor isoform X2, translating into MALLLRFVLLCGVADFARSLSITTPEQMIEKAKGETAYLPCKFTLSAEDQGPLDIEWLLSPADNQQVDQVIILYSGDKIYDDYYQDLKGRVHFTSNDLKSGDASINVTNLQLSDIGTYQCKVKKAPGVANKKLQLTVLVKPSGTRCYIDGSEEIGNDFKLKCEPKEGSLPLRYEWQKLSDSQKLPTSWLTEMTSSVISVKNASSEYSGTYSCTVKNRVGSDQCLLRLDVVPPSNRAGTIAGAIIGTLLALVLISLIVFCCRKKRREEKYEKEVHHDIREDVPPPKSRTSTARSYIGSNHSSLGSMSPSNMEGYSKTQYNQVPSEDFERAPQSPTLPPAKFKYAYKTDEITVV